One Lucilia cuprina isolate Lc7/37 chromosome 4, ASM2204524v1, whole genome shotgun sequence DNA segment encodes these proteins:
- the LOC111677342 gene encoding anaphase-promoting complex subunit 13 produces MDSQAPADGHLLDIVDNRWREEELPFDQILVPADKLPDPEADGGDSHLTLSEQEQKWTDLALGSLAPESSLNDQLNLTTF; encoded by the exons ATGGACAGTCAG GCACCAGCCGATGGACATTTATTAGATATTGTTGATAATAGGTGGCGCGAGGAAGAATTGCCATTCGATCAGATACTTGTACCGGCTGATAAATTACCTGATCCCGAGGCAGATGGTGGCGATTCTCATTTAACCTTAAGTGAACAG gAACAAAAATGGACTGATTTAGCATTGGGTTCATTAGCACCTGAATCATCACTAAATGATCAACtaaatttaacaactttttaa
- the LOC111677319 gene encoding GPALPP motifs-containing protein 1: MSSETDSSSSSSSSSEQERKRKLHKKLKNKSEKKSKKHKKEKKKKSHKEKKRSRKETRTSFSEEVKVQIPKTMAPQLRQELSLNTNELDDAFGPALPPHLLNKNDKDKGLVIGPFIPKELLGNLEQLDKQELTEKLPTSSESEDEEETLQGSYGPLPVKNEREMTAVQIELEQRALELKMAAIDGMNVTTTEQNVREEWMLELPEVGLKCGLAALNNLKRGFHQGKEKPDFSDRSSWTKTPQTGNEKQKPTTSKSSKEELELQAQALYEKQRDAEQEAMAKKHKKKHKREESLVELHQKKLRKEEKKKAKELKESGAKPERRPFTRDVDLKLNKIDRNQTKQIVDKAKILNTKFSSGHSKYL, encoded by the exons gagaaaaaatccaaaaaacataaaaaagaaaagaagaaaaaaagtcaCAAGGAGAAAAAACGTTCCCGCAAAGAAACAAGAACTAGCTTTAGTGAAGAAGTCAAAGTACAAATTCCAAAAACTATGGCACCTCAATTAAGACAAGAATTGAGTTTGAACACAAATGAATTAGATGATGCATTTGGTCCTGCTCTACCAccacatttattaaataaaaatgataaagaCAAAGGCTTAGTTATAGGACCCTTTATTCCAAAAGAGTTATTGGGAAATTTAGAACAATTGGATAAACAAGAGTTAACAGAAAAATTGCCTACATCTAGTGAATCAGAAGATGAAGAGGAGACGCTGCAGGGCTCTTATGGGCCTTTACCAGTCAAAAATGAACGTGAAATGACAGCTGTGCAAATTGAATTGGAACAGAGGGCTTTAGAGCTAAAAATGGCTGCTATAGATGGCATGAATGTAACAACGACTGAACAAAATGTACGAGAAGAATGGATGTTGGAACTACCGGAAGTGGGTTTAAAATGTGGCTTAGCTGcactaaacaatttaaaacgtGGATTCCATCAGGGCAAAGAGAAACCCGATTTTAGTGATAG ATCCTCTTGGACTAAAACACCTCAAACAggtaacgaaaaacaaaaacctaCAACTTCAAAAAGTTCCAAAGAAGAACTGGAGCTACAAGCTCAAGCCTTGTATGAAAAACAACGGGACGCCGAACAAGAAGCCATGGCTAAAAAGcacaaaaagaaacataaacgTGAGGAGTCCTTGGTCGAACTTCATCAAAAGAAATTACGTAAAGAGGAAAAGAAAAAGGCTAAAGAATTAAAGGAGAGCGGTGCAAAACCCGAAAGGCGTCCTTTTACACGAGACGTTGatctaaaattaaacaaaatcgaTCGTAATCAAACGAAACAAATTGTGGATAAGGCTAAAAtcttaaatactaaattttccAGTGGCCATTCAAAGTACCTTTAG
- the LOC111677327 gene encoding 2-(3-amino-3-carboxypropyl)histidine synthase subunit 2, protein MSTAASAFSSSETAALERETERTDETEVTFEQIWNEEQSKNCIEWIRKNGYKKVCLQFPDSYLKHSDAIASNIKKAVLTSLEGDKDFKVFILADTSYGSCCVDEIAAAHVDADSVVHFGNACRSKVSRLPVYYSFPQFEIDLQKFYDYLTMFGQSAKDQIVTIYFDIGYHHLFEKCNEELKNILKSFDSKEVNIVCYCGNTFGKLLESGEIITMFNDYDKHINELDETRVCLFVGGDNQRFFNLSLSSKAAKWFIYDASSGRGSEKNPLTANYIRRRYYYIEKCKDAVTLGLIVATLTADGYLDVVKRLQLMAKSRGIKTQIISVGRINPAKLANFLEIDCFVLIGCAFNNMFESKEFYKPVVSVFEAEMALNPAWHMRYPESYVTDFKELLPEGKSFLEFNANDINQDDISLLTGRLRNCTNGTNGNNVEVSALSEKQQALVAQPRMEVMTTNTGLTFEDRTWQGLDPALGQTEPAKLQKGLSGIPIKYSHD, encoded by the exons aTGTCTACTGCAGCTTCAGCATTTTCCAGTTCGGAAACAGCGGCACTAGAAAGAGAGACCGAAAGGACAGATGAGACAGAAGTAACTTTTGAACAAATTTGGAATGAGGAACAAAGTAAAAATTGCATCGAATGGATTCGCAAAAAtggttacaaaaaa GTTTGCTTACAATTCCCTGATAGTTATTTAAAGCACAGCGATGCCATTGCCTCAAATATTAAGAAGGCCGTTCTGACCTCTTTGGAAGGTGACAAAGACTTTAAAGTCTTCATATTGGCCGATACATCTTATGGTAGCTGTTGTGTGGACGAG ATTGCCGCTGCCCACGTTGACGCTGACAGTGTGGTGCACTTTGGCAATGCTTGTCGCAGTAAAGTGTCTCGCCTGCCGGTCTACTATTCTTTTCCACAATTTGAAAttgatttgcaaaaattttatgactACTTGACAATGTTTGGTCAGAGTGCTAAAGACCAAAttgtaacaatttattttgatataGGTTATCATCACCTTTTCGAAAAATGCAACgaggaattaaaaaatattttaaaaagctttgacTCAAAAGAAGTGAACATTGTCTGCTATTGTGGCAATACATTTGGTAAATTATTAGAAAGTGGCGAAATTATCACCATGTTCAATGATTATGACAAACATATCAATGAATTAGATGAGACccgtgtgtgtttgtttgtgggTGGTGATAATCAACGATTTTTCAATTTATCTCTAAGTTCGAAGGCTGCAAAATGGTTTATATATGATGCCTCCTCTGGCAGAGGCAGTGAAAAAAATCCCTTAACAGCCAACTATATACGACGTCGttattattatatagaaaaatgcaAGGATGCTGTAACTTTGGGGTTAATTGTTGCCACACTTACGGCAGATGGTTATTTAGATGTGGTTAAACGTTTACAACTGATGGCAAAATCTCGTGGCATCAAGACGCAGATAATTTCAGTTGGTCGTATTAATCCAGCTAAATTGGCCAATTTCCTAGAAATTGATTGTTTCGTTCTGATTGGCTGTGCATTTAATAACATGTTTGAgtctaaagaattttataaaccGGTAGTATCAGTTTTTGAAGCTGAAATGGCCTTAAATCCTGCCTGGCACATGCGCTATCCTGAATCATATGTTACCGATTTCAAAGAACTCTTACCTGAGGGAAAAAGTTTTCTTGAATTCAATGCAAATGATATAAATCAAGATGATATAAGTTTACTGACTGGACGTTTACGTAATTGCACGAATGGTACCAATGGTAATAACGTTGAAGTATCAGCTCTGAGCGAAAAACAACAGGCCTTAGTAGCACAGCCAAGAATGGAAGTTATGACCACTAATACAGGTTTAACGTTTGAAGATCGAACTTGGCAAGGTCTAGATCCAGCACTTGGTCAAACGGAACCAGCTAAACTGCAAAAGGGTCTTAGTGGAATTCCAATTAAGTACTCTCatgattaa
- the LOC111677321 gene encoding cyclin-C, whose translation MAGNFWQSSHSQQWILDRQDLIRERQYDLQLLTEEEYQKVFIFFANVIQVLGEQLKLRQQVIATATVYFKRFYARNSLKNIDPLLLAPTCILLASKVEEFGVISNSRLISICQSVIKSKFNYAYTQDFPYRTNHILECEFYLLENLDCCLIVYQPYRPLLQLVQDVGQEDQLLTLSWRIVNDSLRTDVCLLYPPYQIAIACLQIACVILQKDSMKQWFAELNVDLDKVQEIVRAIVNLFELWKDWKEKDEIQMLLAKIPKPKPAPQR comes from the exons ATGGCCGGTAATTTTTGGCAAAGTTCCCATTCGCAACAGTGGATTCTGGATCGTCAGGATCTAATACGTGAGCGACAATATGACCTTCAATTGCTCACTGAAGAGGAGTATCAAAAagtctttatattttttgctaatGTTATCCAAGTTTTGGGTGAACAATTAAAGTTACGCCAACAGGTCATTGCCACCGCCACAGTGTACTTTAAGCGTTTCTACGCTAgaaattcattgaaaaatattgatccCTTATTGCTGGCGCCCACCTGCATATTATTGGCGTCTAAAGTAGAAGAGTTTGGTGTGATCTCAAATTCTCGTTTGATATCCATTTGTCAATCGGTTATAAAGAGCAAATTTAATTATGCATACACCCAAGATTTTCCCTATCGTACAAATCATATTTTGGAGTGTGAATTCTATTTGTTGGAAAATTTGGATTGTTGTCTAATCGTTTATCAGCCTTATAGACCACTCTTGCAATTAGTTCAAGATGTAGGTCAAGAGGATCAACTATTGACACTGAGCTGGCGTATTGTTAACGATTCTTTAAGGACTGATGTGTGTCTTCTGTATCCACCATATCAG ATTGCTATTGCATGTTTACAAATTGCCTGTGTTATTTTGCAAAAAGATTCTATGAAGCAGTGGTTTGCCGAACTTAATGTTGACCTCGATAAGGTACAGGAAATAGTAAGAGCAATTGTGAATTTATTTGAGCTATGGAAAGATTGGAAAGAAAAAGATGAAATACAAATGTTGCTGGCTAAAATTCCTAAACCAAAACCAGCACCTCAACGTTAA
- the LOC111677338 gene encoding mitochondrial-processing peptidase subunit beta: MAMRVLGISQNLRQLSKGVNVLKRYKASDAASLKKTLVNIPATQVTTLDNSLRVASEDSGASTATVGLWIDAGSRSETPQNNGVAHFLEHMAFKGTAKRSQTDLELEVENMGAHLNAYTSREQTVFYAKCLSKDVPKAVEILADIIQNSKLGESEIERERSVILREMQEVESNLQEVVFDHLHATAYQGTPLGQTILGPTKNIKSIGKADLQSYISTHYKASRIILAGAGGVKHNDLVKLAEQHLGKLENTYDGKPPEVTPCRFTGSEVRVRDDSLPLAHIAIAVEGCGWTDQDNIPLMVANTLIGAWDRSQGGGINNASNLARASAEDNLCHSFQSFNTCYKDTGLWGIYFVCDPMECENMLFNIQTEWMRLCTMVTEAEVERAKNLLKTNMLLQLDGTTPICEDIGRQMLCYNRRIPLHELEQRIDAVDVQNVRDVAMKYIYDRCPAVAAVGPVENLPDYNRIRSSMYWLRV; this comes from the exons ATGGCTATGCGTGTGCTCGGCATTTCGCAAAATTTGCGTCAACTCTCCAAAGGAGTCAATGTTTTGAAG CGCTACAAGGCTTCCGATGCCGCTAGCTTGAAGAAGACTCTCGTCAACATCCCTGCCACTCAGGTCACCACTTTGGACAACAGTTTGCGTGTTGCCAGTGAAGATTCAGGTGCTTCAACTGCCACCGTGGGTCTATGGATTGATGCTGGTTCTCGCTCCGAGACCCCACAAAACAATGGTGTAGCTCACTTCTTGGAACATATGGCTTTTAAG GGTACTGCCAAGCGCTCCCAAACTGATTTGGAGTTGGAAGTTGAAAATATGGGCGCTCACTTGAATGCCTACACATCCCGCGAACAGACTGTATTCTATGCCAAGTGTTTGTCCAAGGATGTACCCAAGGCTGTTGAGATCTTGGCTGACATCATTCAAAACTCCAAATTGGGTGAATCCGAAATTGAACGTGAACGCTCTGTAATTTTGCGTGAAATGCAAGAAGTTGAAAGCAACTTGCAAGAAGTTGTCTTCGATCATTTGCATGCCACTGCCTACCAGGGTACCCCCTTGGGCCAAACTATTTTGGGACCCACTAAGAACATCAA gtcTATTGGTAAAGCTGATTTGCAAAGCTACATTAGCACCCACTACAAGGCTTCTCGCATTATTTTGGCCGGTGCTGGTGGTGTTAAGCACAACGATTTGGTTAAATTGGCTGAACAACACTTGGGTAAATTAGAAAACACCTATGATGGTAAGCCACCAGAGGTTACACCCTGCCGTTTCACTGGCTCTGAAGTTCGTGTACGTGACGATTCTTTGCCCTTGGCCCACATTGCCATTGCTGTCGAAGGTTGCGGTTGGACCGATCAAGATAACATTCCCTTGATGGTTGCCAATACTCTTATTGGCGCCTGGGATCGTTCTCAAGGTGGTGGCATCAACAATGCCTCTAACTTGGCTCGTGCCAGTGCTGAAGACA ATTTGTGCCACAGCTTCCAATCCTTCAACACCTGCTACAAGGATACCGGCTTGTGGGGCATTTACTTCGTGTGCGACCCCATGGAGTGCGAAAACATGCTTTTCAATATCCAAACCGAATGGATGCGCTTGTGCACCATGGTTACCGAAGCTGAAGTTGAACGTGCCAAGAACTTGTTGAAGACCAACATGTTGTTGCAACTCGATGGCACCACACCCATCTGTGAAGATATTGGCCGTCAAATGCTCTGCTACAATCGTCGCATTCCTTTGCACGAACTTGAACAACGTATTGATGCCGTCGATGTACAAAATGTACGCGATGTTGCCATGAAATACATCTATGACAGATGCCCTGCCGTCGCTGCTGTTGGTCCCGTCGAAAACCTTCCCGACTACAACAGAATCCGTTCATCCATGTACTGGTTGAGAGTTTAA